Proteins from a genomic interval of Rhodococcus rhodochrous:
- a CDS encoding alanine/glycine:cation symporter family protein: MDTAVDFVTDINDTFWYAVIALLIGSGLYYTIRSRFIQIRLLPDMLRSIVEKPERQPNGEPGLSAFRAFSVSAASRVGTGNVAGVAIAISLGGPGAVFWMWAMALVGAATAFLESTLAQLYKVRDEDGTFRGGPAYYMQYGLRKRWMGMIFAVIITITYGFVFNAVQTNSIVDAVSSSVGEKTMTLQVIVGLVVALIVGVVIFGGIRRISGVSQIVVPVLAFVYLVIGIIVVVLNIGEVPTMFRLIVENAFGLEEVVGGGFGAAFMNGIRRGLFSNEAGMGSAPNAGAAAAVSHPVKQGLVQSLGVYFDTLLVCSITAFIILLSEPEFGSGLEGAALTQNALALQLGDWTVHFLAVLIFFLAFTSVIGNYYYSESNMEFLTGSRRILPYLRSAVVLCVFLGAIGSLPLVWALADLAMGIMATVNLIALIPLSGIAYALFHHYSAQRKQGRDPVFRAGDVPGVRGIQVWNDDDVTPVESRSSDAR; encoded by the coding sequence ATGGACACTGCGGTCGATTTCGTCACCGATATCAACGACACGTTCTGGTACGCGGTGATCGCACTGCTCATCGGTTCGGGCCTGTACTACACGATCCGCTCCCGGTTCATCCAGATCCGGCTCCTGCCCGACATGCTGCGTTCCATCGTGGAGAAACCCGAGAGGCAACCCAACGGAGAACCGGGCCTGTCCGCCTTCCGGGCCTTCTCCGTCTCGGCCGCCTCCCGCGTGGGAACGGGCAACGTCGCCGGTGTCGCGATCGCGATCAGCCTCGGTGGTCCCGGCGCGGTGTTCTGGATGTGGGCGATGGCCTTGGTCGGTGCGGCGACCGCCTTCCTCGAGTCCACCCTCGCCCAGCTGTACAAGGTGCGCGACGAGGACGGCACCTTCCGCGGCGGCCCCGCCTACTACATGCAGTACGGGCTACGGAAACGCTGGATGGGCATGATCTTCGCGGTCATCATCACCATCACCTACGGATTCGTGTTCAACGCGGTGCAGACCAATTCGATCGTCGACGCCGTCTCGAGTTCCGTCGGCGAGAAGACCATGACCCTCCAAGTGATCGTGGGCCTGGTCGTCGCCCTCATCGTCGGCGTGGTGATCTTCGGCGGTATCCGCCGCATCTCCGGTGTCTCCCAGATCGTCGTGCCGGTCCTGGCGTTCGTCTACCTGGTCATCGGCATCATCGTCGTGGTCCTCAACATCGGCGAGGTTCCGACCATGTTCCGCCTCATCGTCGAGAACGCCTTCGGTCTCGAGGAGGTCGTCGGTGGTGGTTTCGGTGCCGCCTTCATGAACGGCATCCGCCGAGGTCTCTTCTCGAACGAGGCCGGCATGGGCTCGGCACCCAACGCCGGCGCCGCCGCCGCGGTCTCCCACCCGGTCAAGCAGGGCCTGGTCCAGAGCCTCGGCGTCTACTTCGACACCCTGCTGGTCTGCTCGATCACGGCCTTCATCATCCTGTTGTCCGAGCCCGAATTCGGCAGCGGTCTCGAGGGCGCCGCTCTGACGCAGAACGCGCTCGCGCTGCAGCTCGGCGACTGGACGGTGCACTTCCTCGCCGTGCTGATCTTCTTCCTCGCGTTCACCTCGGTGATCGGCAACTACTACTACAGCGAATCCAACATGGAGTTCCTCACCGGATCGCGCCGCATCCTGCCCTATCTGCGCTCGGCGGTCGTGCTGTGCGTCTTCCTCGGGGCGATCGGCTCGCTGCCGCTGGTGTGGGCGCTGGCCGACCTCGCCATGGGGATCATGGCCACCGTCAACCTCATCGCCCTGATCCCGCTGTCGGGTATCGCCTACGCGTTGTTCCATCACTACAGCGCGCAACGCAAGCAGGGTCGCGACCCCGTCTTCCGCGCCGGTGACGTCCCGGGCGTCCGCGGAATCCAGGTGTGGAACGACGACGACGTCACGCCGGTCGAGAGCCGATCGAGCGACGCACGGTAG
- the gvpO gene encoding gas vesicle protein GvpO gives MAQDTGPPAISAAEAASAALTHLKELTSKEVQGVTSVEPTEDGWVVEVEVVEDRRIPSSADMLALYEVEVDLDGNLLAYRRTRRYGRGSSDIGARTGS, from the coding sequence GTGGCGCAGGACACCGGTCCGCCCGCGATCTCGGCGGCCGAGGCCGCATCGGCGGCTCTCACACATCTGAAGGAACTGACCTCGAAGGAGGTTCAGGGGGTCACCTCCGTCGAACCCACCGAGGACGGATGGGTCGTCGAGGTGGAGGTCGTGGAGGACAGACGGATTCCGTCGTCGGCCGACATGCTCGCGCTCTACGAGGTGGAGGTCGATCTGGACGGGAATTTGCTTGCGTACCGGAGGACCCGGCGTTACGGACGCGGCAGCAGCGACATCGGTGCGAGGACCGGGTCATGA
- the gvpJ gene encoding gas vesicle protein GvpJ, whose protein sequence is MTVVGGGGGTSSPQPYGGGGRSTNLGDILERVLDKGLVIAGDIQVNLLDIELLTIKLRLVIASLETAKAVGIDWWESDPWLTSKARAPEVDSSRAELELENRQLRERLAALEARAEELEPETAEIVDEEDRD, encoded by the coding sequence ATGACGGTGGTCGGTGGGGGTGGCGGCACGTCGTCGCCGCAGCCCTACGGGGGTGGAGGACGGTCGACCAATCTCGGCGACATCCTCGAGCGTGTCCTCGACAAGGGTTTGGTCATCGCCGGCGACATCCAGGTGAATCTGCTCGACATCGAACTGCTCACGATCAAGCTCCGCCTCGTCATCGCATCGCTCGAGACGGCCAAGGCCGTCGGGATCGACTGGTGGGAGAGCGATCCGTGGTTGACGAGCAAGGCTCGAGCACCCGAGGTCGATTCGAGCCGGGCAGAACTCGAGCTGGAGAATCGGCAGCTGCGCGAGCGGTTGGCTGCACTCGAGGCCCGAGCGGAGGAACTGGAGCCGGAAACGGCGGAGATCGTGGACGAGGAGGACCGTGACTGA
- a CDS encoding SRPBCC family protein, protein MARLSDVSGGVADAVGKAGKTATDTAGKAGRTATDTAGKATGGLTGGLQQSLQGLAGTVAQNALSSLSDRVTGTTGRLQDYSEGKGGNLASALTGVDKLAEGESPLKAAASSGFENLKNTAKDKFQDVKEAVTGGGGGKGGGGKKLKLTNIVESIDVGVPIDLAYDLWTQFADWPKFMKKVEQVEQVEDEKLNWTGKVFWSRRNWESTILEQVPFERIVWRSKGGKGYIDGAVTFHELTPDLTRILMVLEYHPRGLFERTANLWRAVGRRSRLELKHFRRYAMTEAVLHPDDIVGWHGEIRESEVVKDDETARQEEEEREQEDARENGEEGDEGETDTSGDEDEIRDEDEDFEEGEPSEDEYEEESPEEEDLREEDEGDEEPAEDEEDLEDEYPEEEDETEEDESSDEEPDDEEDEPEPPRKRAPAKRTRATKSTGTRSSRSRGSRS, encoded by the coding sequence ATGGCCAGGTTGAGCGATGTATCGGGCGGAGTCGCCGACGCGGTGGGCAAGGCCGGGAAGACCGCGACCGATACCGCCGGTAAGGCCGGCCGCACCGCCACGGACACGGCGGGGAAGGCCACGGGAGGATTGACCGGCGGGTTGCAACAGTCGTTGCAGGGTCTCGCGGGAACGGTCGCCCAGAACGCGTTGTCGAGCCTGTCCGACAGGGTCACCGGCACAACTGGACGATTACAGGATTACTCCGAGGGCAAGGGCGGGAATCTGGCCAGTGCGCTGACCGGTGTCGACAAGCTTGCCGAGGGCGAGTCGCCGTTGAAGGCAGCGGCGAGCTCAGGATTCGAGAATCTGAAGAACACCGCCAAGGACAAGTTCCAGGACGTCAAGGAGGCCGTCACCGGCGGCGGCGGAGGCAAGGGCGGGGGTGGCAAGAAGCTCAAGCTCACCAACATCGTCGAGAGCATCGACGTGGGCGTGCCGATCGACCTCGCCTACGACCTGTGGACCCAGTTCGCCGACTGGCCGAAGTTCATGAAGAAGGTCGAACAGGTCGAACAGGTCGAGGACGAGAAGCTCAATTGGACCGGCAAGGTGTTCTGGTCGCGCCGGAACTGGGAGTCCACGATCCTCGAACAGGTGCCGTTCGAACGGATCGTGTGGCGTTCCAAGGGCGGCAAGGGTTACATCGACGGCGCGGTGACCTTCCACGAGCTCACACCCGATCTCACCCGGATCCTCATGGTCCTCGAGTACCACCCCCGGGGCCTGTTCGAGCGCACCGCGAATCTGTGGCGGGCGGTCGGTCGCCGGTCCCGCCTGGAACTCAAACATTTCCGGCGCTACGCCATGACCGAGGCCGTACTGCATCCCGACGACATCGTCGGCTGGCACGGCGAGATCCGTGAGAGCGAGGTCGTCAAGGACGACGAGACCGCGCGTCAGGAGGAAGAGGAGCGGGAGCAGGAGGACGCCCGCGAGAACGGCGAGGAGGGGGACGAGGGGGAGACCGACACCTCCGGTGACGAGGACGAGATCCGCGACGAGGACGAGGATTTCGAGGAGGGTGAACCGTCCGAAGACGAATACGAAGAGGAGTCACCCGAGGAGGAGGATCTGCGGGAGGAGGACGAAGGGGACGAGGAGCCGGCCGAGGATGAGGAGGATCTCGAGGACGAGTATCCCGAAGAGGAGGACGAGACCGAGGAGGACGAGTCCTCCGACGAAGAACCCGACGACGAAGAGGACGAGCCCGAACCGCCTCGGAAACGTGCGCCCGCCAAGCGGACCCGGGCGACGAAGAGCACCGGTACGCGCTCGTCCCGCTCGAGAGGATCCCGGTCATGA
- a CDS encoding DUF2786 domain-containing protein encodes MSSDKMLSRIGGLLRQAESTDNPHEADAFLAAAQRLATSSSIDLAVARSHTAAKERRATPVQRLITIGETGKKGLRTYAQLFIAIAGANDVQCDITANSTVIYAYGFADDIDVCEALYSSLLVQMVRASDAYLREGTYRNETTVRTVVEERGGRRVRTRVRKPVAAVTARLNFQSAFAARIGARLAEAKQEIEREVETSAPGTALVLRGKSLELQDFYRSTSQARGSWRGNRAPSARSADARRAGDRAGRAARLGTAPELPSASRRLER; translated from the coding sequence GTGAGTTCGGACAAGATGTTGAGTCGTATCGGCGGGTTGCTCCGCCAGGCGGAGTCCACCGACAACCCTCACGAGGCCGACGCCTTCCTCGCCGCGGCGCAGCGGCTCGCGACGTCCTCCTCGATCGATCTGGCGGTCGCGCGCAGCCACACGGCGGCGAAGGAACGCCGCGCGACTCCCGTGCAGCGACTGATCACCATCGGCGAGACGGGCAAGAAGGGACTGCGCACCTACGCCCAGTTGTTCATCGCGATCGCGGGAGCCAACGACGTGCAGTGCGACATCACCGCGAACTCCACCGTCATCTACGCCTACGGCTTCGCCGACGACATCGACGTGTGCGAGGCGCTGTATTCCTCTCTGCTCGTGCAGATGGTGCGGGCGTCCGACGCGTATCTGCGCGAGGGCACCTACCGGAACGAGACCACGGTGCGCACCGTCGTCGAGGAACGCGGCGGTCGCCGGGTGCGCACACGTGTGCGCAAGCCCGTTGCCGCGGTGACGGCCCGGCTGAACTTCCAGTCGGCGTTCGCCGCGCGCATCGGTGCCCGGCTGGCCGAGGCGAAGCAGGAGATCGAACGCGAGGTGGAAACATCCGCGCCCGGTACGGCGTTGGTGTTGCGTGGGAAGAGTCTGGAACTCCAGGACTTCTACCGCAGTACGTCGCAGGCACGGGGCAGTTGGCGGGGAAACCGGGCACCGTCGGCGCGCTCGGCCGATGCCCGGCGCGCGGGCGACCGCGCCGGACGCGCGGCCCGACTGGGAACGGCACCCGAACTGCCGTCGGCTTCGAGGAGGCTGGAACGGTGA
- the gvpJ gene encoding gas vesicle protein GvpJ, which translates to MTIQPAGGGGGGGGGGMARPNSSGLADVIDTILDKGLVIDAFVRVSLVGIELLTIDARVVVASVDTYLRFAEAVNRLEISDNEPKGLPDLVGDITSGGSKHKTKGALEAAGEKVSEFLGDVQEQRQPARRSRRGED; encoded by the coding sequence ATGACCATCCAACCTGCAGGGGGCGGCGGGGGCGGCGGCGGGGGCGGTATGGCCCGTCCCAACTCGTCCGGCCTCGCCGACGTCATCGACACCATCCTCGACAAGGGCCTCGTCATCGACGCGTTCGTGCGTGTCTCGCTCGTCGGTATCGAACTGCTCACCATCGACGCCCGCGTCGTCGTGGCCAGTGTCGACACCTATCTGCGTTTCGCGGAAGCGGTGAACCGGCTCGAGATCTCCGACAACGAGCCGAAGGGCCTTCCGGATCTCGTCGGCGACATCACCTCCGGCGGTTCCAAGCACAAGACGAAGGGCGCGCTCGAGGCTGCGGGGGAGAAGGTCAGCGAGTTCCTCGGGGATGTCCAGGAGCAGCGGCAGCCCGCTCGACGATCACGCAGGGGTGAGGACTGA
- a CDS encoding GvpL/GvpF family gas vesicle protein: MSTEQTERPEQGDSDETATTTAVYVYGIVPSDVEPEEHAEGVGNPPAEVSVVKSGRIAALVSEIPTDRALGTPDDLKAHAALLDGTVAVAPVLPLRFGAVLTDRDAVAAELLEGNEDELASALDQLDGLAQFVVKGRYDERAILQEILEENSEAAQLREQIRGQSEDATREARMALGEIINATIEAKRNEDTRRTVEALSSLDPMVNERQPTHEQDAVHIAVLVELERQDELEQALQELGREWEDRVEISLLGPMAAYDFVAKSDPGEGG; this comes from the coding sequence ATGTCGACCGAACAGACCGAACGACCCGAGCAGGGCGACAGCGACGAAACCGCCACGACCACTGCGGTCTATGTCTACGGCATCGTCCCGTCGGATGTGGAACCGGAGGAGCATGCGGAAGGGGTGGGCAATCCGCCGGCCGAGGTGTCGGTGGTCAAGTCCGGTCGCATTGCTGCGCTGGTGAGCGAGATCCCGACCGATCGCGCTCTCGGCACACCGGACGATCTCAAGGCGCACGCCGCGTTGCTCGACGGGACCGTGGCGGTCGCCCCCGTGCTCCCGCTGAGATTCGGTGCCGTCCTCACCGACCGGGATGCGGTGGCCGCGGAGTTGCTCGAGGGGAACGAGGACGAACTCGCCTCGGCCCTCGACCAACTCGACGGTCTCGCACAGTTCGTCGTGAAGGGACGGTACGACGAGAGGGCGATCCTGCAGGAGATCCTCGAGGAGAACTCCGAGGCGGCGCAGTTGCGGGAGCAGATCCGCGGCCAGTCCGAGGACGCGACCCGCGAGGCCCGGATGGCGCTCGGGGAGATCATCAACGCGACGATCGAGGCCAAACGGAACGAGGACACGCGCCGCACGGTCGAGGCTCTGTCCTCTCTCGACCCGATGGTCAACGAGCGGCAACCCACGCACGAGCAGGATGCCGTGCACATCGCCGTCCTCGTCGAACTCGAGCGGCAGGACGAACTCGAACAGGCCCTGCAGGAATTGGGCCGGGAATGGGAGGACCGGGTCGAGATCTCGTTGCTCGGCCCGATGGCGGCCTACGACTTCGTGGCGAAATCCGATCCCGGCGAAGGAGGTTGA
- a CDS encoding gas vesicle protein GvpG, giving the protein MGLLTSLLTLPLAPVKGVMWLGEIIQEQVEQQLHDPANVRRELEQIEEAAEAGELTPEEKDEAQQAVLNRMISRGGSGPAEGKE; this is encoded by the coding sequence ATGGGTCTGCTGACCTCCCTGCTCACGTTGCCCCTCGCTCCCGTCAAGGGAGTGATGTGGCTCGGAGAGATCATCCAGGAGCAGGTCGAACAGCAACTGCACGATCCCGCCAACGTGCGGCGCGAACTCGAGCAGATCGAGGAAGCGGCGGAGGCGGGCGAGCTGACGCCCGAGGAGAAGGACGAGGCGCAGCAGGCCGTGCTGAACCGGATGATCTCCCGGGGTGGATCCGGCCCCGCCGAGGGAAAGGAGTGA
- a CDS encoding TIGR04338 family metallohydrolase, with protein sequence MTKVRDTRRTAVYEAESIVRKMLDRADERGLRTVEVAGSHVTLPVERRFASIASVQDYIDAVLALDWVRARWERAAVPVRVRARAGNAAAHYERDCATIALPEHRANTAWAFREMVVLHELAHHLDPQDPDDATEGAHGPAFVERFLALVGEIIGPEAAFALQATGIAAPVHPRR encoded by the coding sequence GTGACCAAGGTGCGCGATACCCGCAGAACCGCTGTGTACGAAGCGGAGTCGATCGTACGGAAGATGCTCGACCGCGCCGACGAGCGCGGTCTGCGGACCGTCGAGGTCGCCGGTTCCCACGTCACACTCCCGGTGGAGAGACGGTTCGCCTCCATCGCCTCGGTCCAGGACTACATCGACGCCGTGCTCGCCCTCGACTGGGTACGCGCCCGGTGGGAGCGCGCCGCCGTGCCGGTGCGCGTGCGGGCCCGTGCGGGCAACGCAGCCGCACACTACGAACGCGACTGCGCGACGATCGCTCTTCCCGAGCACCGGGCGAACACCGCGTGGGCGTTCCGCGAGATGGTGGTGTTGCACGAACTCGCGCACCATCTCGATCCGCAGGATCCCGACGACGCCACCGAGGGAGCCCACGGGCCGGCCTTCGTCGAACGTTTCCTTGCCCTCGTGGGCGAAATCATCGGCCCGGAAGCAGCATTCGCGTTGCAGGCGACAGGGATCGCCGCCCCGGTGCATCCGCGTCGATAG